GCCCGAATCCTAGCCTCCGCGACGCGCTTCTTCCGCCATTTCAGCCCCGCGCCGCGCGGCGGCGCGCAGGGTATCGGTGATCAGATCGAGCAGCCGATTATTGGCATCCAGCGTGTCCAGCCCGGCCTGCGTCGTCCCACCGGGCGAAGCGACGCGGCGTGCCAGGTCACCGGGCGAAACATCGCTCTGCGCGGCAAGCGCCGACGCGCCTTCGACCGTGGCGAGTGCAAGCCGCTGCGCCTGTTCCTCGGGCAAGCCAAGTGACGTCGCTGCAGCGCCCAAGGCATCGATAAAGCGATAGACGAAAGCCGGCCCCGATCCCGCCAAAGCGGTCACGAGGTCGAAGTGCCCTTCATCGATCCACTCGCCCTGCCCCAGCGGTGCGGTCAGCGCCTCGACCATCGCGGTCTGGGCGTCGCTCAGCCCCTCGCCCGCCAAGGCGATCGGCGATTTGCCGAGTGCCGCCGACAGGTTCGGCATAATGCGAACGATGCCGCCCGCACGCGGAAACCGCTGCGCCAGCGTCTCCCACTCCACCCCTGCGAGCAACGAAAGCAGGACGGTATTGGGCCCCATTACTGGCTCGATTCCCGGCACGGCATCGGCCAGCCCCTGCGGCTTGATCGCCAGCTGCACCGCGTCGAACTCGCCTTCGGGCACTTCGCGCAATAGCGTGACGCCGTCGGCAACGGTTTCCAGATAGGGATCGACAACGGTAAACGTCTCGGGCGCAACACCGCCACGCAGCCATCCGGCCAGCATCGCGCCGCCCATGTTGCCACACCCGATCAACAGCATCTTGCGGGGCAAAGTCATCGGCTCAGGCCTCTCCCGCTGCGTCGATCAAGGCACCGGCCAGCGCCTCCGCCGGGCTGCGTCCGCCCCACAGGACGAACTGAAACGCGGGATAGAACCGGTCACATTCCTCGACCGCATGTTCCACCGCCATCTGCGCCTGTCCAATGCTGAGCAGGCCTTCGTCGCCCACCATCAAACCGTGGCGGTACAGTAGCACCGACCCCTGCGACCACAAGTCGAAATGCCCCAGCCAGAGCTGTTCGTTGACGAGACTCATCAGCTCGAACATCTGCGTCCGCTTGTCGTCACCAACGCGGATTTCGGGCAGGCAGAGCAGCTGCAGGACATGATCCTCGCGCCGCCAGATCGCGCGGAACTGATACTTCGCCCAGGCGCCTTGGACTTCGCCCGAAACCTCGTCCTCGCCGATCATTTCATAGGGCCAGCCCCGCGCTTCGAACAGCGAGACGAGCGTGTCGACGGGCGCTTCGTCGTCCGCGCGTTCTGCTTCGTGCCGGTCTGCTCTCATGCGCGTGTCCAATCGCGTTGGGGGTTGCCTCTCACGTGCCCTGATGAATCGGAACCCATCCTGTGCACAATGCGTTGCCCACCGTGCGCTGGGCAAAACTACAACGAGCTGTGCGTACGTTGTGGACAAGCTCCCAAAGCGTCAGTGGCCAGCGTCAGTCGTCGCCGTCGTCCAGCCAACCCGCGCCGATCCGGCGGCGCGGTGCGCGTTCTGCCTGCACCGCCCGGTTCGCCGACATGGGAGGCAGGACCGACGGGAACAGTCCCAGATGGGCCGCCGCCGCCTGCTGCGCGCGCGAAAGATTGGGCAAGACGTCCATGTATGGTCCGATCGATCCGGCCAAATCGGACGGCAATATCCGCCCCAGCACTTCGCGCGCCTCTGCCGGGCGCCCGTTGATGGCGAGCATAAACGCCTGCATCCGCCATGCTGCCGCATCCTGTACGTGAAGCAGCGGCTTCAGCATCGCCTCACCCGTCTCGTACTCCCCGCTGATCGACAGGCTGAGAGCATAGCGTCGCAGCACCTCGTCATCGGGCGCGCTGCGGTGCGCGCGGGCGTAATAGAACTGGGCCGAGGGCTGGTCGCCGATCAGGTCGTAGCCCAGCGCGCGATCCGCAGCGAAAGCATCGAGCGGAGCGCCCAGCTTGTCGGCCATAGAGAACAATGCCAGCCCCTCCCGCGGGCGGGCGCGGTGTATTTCTATCGCTCCGTTCGCGGCCACAATGATCGGATCGTTGGGTGCAAGCTGCTGCGCCCGCCGCGCATAAGTCGCCGCCGTGTCCAGGTTGCCCAGCCGCATCGCCGCACGAATCGCATCGCGCAGCGCCGATACGTCCGACCCGTTGGTCTTCAACCGTTCCTGCGCGTTCTCCAACGCCCGCTCGTTCGTGCCGGGCGGCGTGCGAAACTGCGCATGGGCGGGCACGGCGGACAGGCTCGCCGCCACGCCCGCAAGCAGAAGCGCCGCCGCGAACCGGTCGCGGCGGCGCCACCAATTGCCTGTCAGCCGCTTAACGGTTG
The sequence above is a segment of the Croceicoccus naphthovorans genome. Coding sequences within it:
- a CDS encoding pyrroline-5-carboxylate reductase family protein produces the protein MTLPRKMLLIGCGNMGGAMLAGWLRGGVAPETFTVVDPYLETVADGVTLLREVPEGEFDAVQLAIKPQGLADAVPGIEPVMGPNTVLLSLLAGVEWETLAQRFPRAGGIVRIMPNLSAALGKSPIALAGEGLSDAQTAMVEALTAPLGQGEWIDEGHFDLVTALAGSGPAFVYRFIDALGAAATSLGLPEEQAQRLALATVEGASALAAQSDVSPGDLARRVASPGGTTQAGLDTLDANNRLLDLITDTLRAAARRGAEMAEEARRGG
- a CDS encoding YbjN domain-containing protein; this translates as MRADRHEAERADDEAPVDTLVSLFEARGWPYEMIGEDEVSGEVQGAWAKYQFRAIWRREDHVLQLLCLPEIRVGDDKRTQMFELMSLVNEQLWLGHFDLWSQGSVLLYRHGLMVGDEGLLSIGQAQMAVEHAVEECDRFYPAFQFVLWGGRSPAEALAGALIDAAGEA
- a CDS encoding tetratricopeptide repeat protein, with the translated sequence MVATTVKRLTGNWWRRRDRFAAALLLAGVAASLSAVPAHAQFRTPPGTNERALENAQERLKTNGSDVSALRDAIRAAMRLGNLDTAATYARRAQQLAPNDPIIVAANGAIEIHRARPREGLALFSMADKLGAPLDAFAADRALGYDLIGDQPSAQFYYARAHRSAPDDEVLRRYALSLSISGEYETGEAMLKPLLHVQDAAAWRMQAFMLAINGRPAEAREVLGRILPSDLAGSIGPYMDVLPNLSRAQQAAAAHLGLFPSVLPPMSANRAVQAERAPRRRIGAGWLDDGDD